In Microbacterium enclense, one genomic interval encodes:
- a CDS encoding FAD-dependent oxidoreductase, which produces MSELHTEVLVVGGGMGGVAAALAAARHGRQVVLTEEYEWLGGQLTSQAVPPDEHTWIEQFGATASYRELRDGIRNHYRQWYPLTAAARKEVALNPGAGLVSRICAEPRAGVAVIEGLLAPHVSAGRLRILRGVRPTAASRQGDRIDAVEVTAEDGTRTRITADYVLDATELGDLLPLAEVEHVTGFESRAQTGEPSAPEEAQPENQQAFSWCFIIDHVEGDHTIDKPDDYDDWRARQPEFWGAPMISLTGPHPRTLEIFTRTFTPTIDGDPLAMLADQRAGGGDEELWTFRRILAKGLFEPGAFDSDIVLVNWPMIDYLDGTLTGPDAEAHRQAAKRQSLAMFYWLQTEAPRPDGGRGWPGLRLRGDVTGTSDGFAQAPYIRESRRILAEYTVVEQDLSIELRGHAGPAQYPDTVGVGMYRIDLHPTTGGDNYLDVASVPYEIPLGAMIPVRVDNLLPAGKNLGTTHITNGAFRLHPVEWNVGEVAGTLAAFCLERSVSPREVRAQSDLLSTFQNRLTQQGVELHWPDVTGY; this is translated from the coding sequence ATGAGCGAACTGCACACCGAAGTCCTCGTCGTCGGCGGGGGGATGGGCGGCGTCGCGGCGGCGCTCGCGGCGGCGCGACACGGACGCCAGGTCGTCCTCACCGAAGAGTACGAATGGCTCGGCGGGCAGCTGACGAGTCAGGCCGTCCCCCCGGACGAGCACACCTGGATCGAGCAGTTCGGCGCCACCGCGAGCTACCGGGAGCTCCGCGACGGCATCCGCAACCATTATCGCCAGTGGTACCCGCTCACGGCCGCCGCGCGGAAGGAGGTCGCGCTCAACCCGGGCGCCGGTCTCGTGAGCCGCATCTGCGCCGAGCCCCGGGCCGGCGTCGCGGTGATCGAGGGGCTGCTCGCCCCCCACGTGTCCGCGGGGCGTCTCCGCATCCTGCGGGGGGTTCGGCCGACGGCGGCGTCCCGGCAGGGCGACCGGATCGACGCGGTCGAGGTGACGGCGGAGGACGGGACGCGGACCCGCATCACGGCGGACTACGTTCTGGATGCCACCGAGCTCGGCGATCTCCTCCCTCTCGCCGAGGTGGAACACGTCACCGGATTCGAATCCCGCGCGCAGACCGGCGAGCCCAGCGCGCCGGAGGAAGCCCAGCCGGAGAACCAGCAGGCCTTCAGCTGGTGCTTCATCATCGACCACGTCGAGGGCGACCACACCATCGACAAACCGGACGACTACGACGACTGGCGAGCGCGCCAGCCGGAGTTCTGGGGAGCTCCCATGATCTCCCTCACGGGTCCGCACCCGCGCACCCTGGAGATCTTCACGCGCACCTTCACGCCCACGATCGACGGGGATCCTCTCGCGATGCTCGCCGATCAGCGGGCCGGGGGCGGCGACGAGGAGCTCTGGACCTTCCGGCGGATCCTCGCCAAGGGACTCTTCGAGCCCGGAGCGTTCGACAGCGACATCGTCCTGGTCAACTGGCCGATGATCGACTACCTCGACGGGACACTGACCGGCCCGGACGCGGAAGCTCACCGACAGGCCGCGAAACGGCAGTCGCTCGCGATGTTCTACTGGCTGCAGACCGAGGCCCCGCGCCCGGACGGTGGTCGAGGATGGCCCGGACTGCGTCTGCGGGGAGATGTGACGGGCACGTCGGACGGTTTCGCCCAGGCCCCCTACATCCGGGAGTCGAGGCGCATCCTGGCCGAGTACACCGTCGTCGAACAGGACCTGTCCATCGAACTGCGCGGCCACGCCGGGCCCGCGCAGTACCCGGACACGGTCGGTGTCGGCATGTACCGCATCGACCTGCACCCCACGACAGGCGGCGACAACTATCTCGACGTCGCCTCCGTTCCCTACGAGATCCCGCTCGGGGCCATGATCCCCGTGCGAGTGGACAACCTGCTACCCGCGGGCAAGAACCTCGGCACCACGCACATCACCAATGGCGCTTTCCGCCTGCACCCCGTGGAGTGGAACGTCGGCGAAGTGGCGGGCACGCTCGCCGCATTCTGCCTCGAGCGCTCGGTCTCCCCGCGCGAAGTTCGCGCGCAGAGCGACCTCCTCTCCACCTTCCAGAACCGCCTGACCCAGCAGGGCGTCGAACTGCACTGGCCCGACGTCACGGGCTACTAA
- a CDS encoding sugar ABC transporter substrate-binding protein, with protein MKSAKMLSAAAVVAAASLALSGCSGSGPSADEPVALRMTVWTSNEAQLALFDEIADAYIADHPEVSSITFDPLDFDSYTTTLTTQLAGGNPPDMAWLLENAAPDFVSSGALVPLNDTLSSTEGYELDDLSEPATQLWRTEDGDLAAYPFSTSPFVVFANDDLLAAAGQPTAAELQASGQWNWNTLSDVGSKVNAATGKAGFVVRDFEYTQWDYLSTVWNGWGAAPWSADGKTCTFDAPEMVDAFTFLHDAAFAKKAMPGPGSTADFFAGDAAFTVTQISRASLLKESGITSWELLPLPSGPDGEYSVIGQAGLGALAQGKHPEQAADFIAFFTNPENSAKLATYFPPARTSQLTASTLSAANPVLSEAQLADVVVPAITSGTVRPSHTGAAEIQQEVRSGLDGLWVADADIAGTLTGVCDTIGPLLEQ; from the coding sequence ATGAAATCAGCAAAGATGCTGAGCGCTGCGGCCGTGGTCGCCGCGGCCTCACTCGCCCTCAGCGGCTGCAGCGGTTCCGGCCCCAGCGCCGATGAGCCGGTCGCACTCCGCATGACCGTCTGGACCTCCAACGAGGCACAGCTCGCGCTCTTCGACGAGATCGCGGACGCCTACATCGCCGATCACCCCGAGGTGTCGAGCATCACGTTCGACCCGCTCGACTTCGACAGCTACACGACGACGCTGACCACACAGTTGGCCGGCGGAAACCCGCCGGACATGGCGTGGCTGCTCGAGAACGCCGCTCCTGACTTCGTCTCCTCCGGAGCACTGGTCCCTCTGAACGACACGCTGTCCTCGACCGAGGGCTACGAGCTCGACGACCTGTCCGAACCCGCGACCCAGCTCTGGCGCACCGAGGACGGCGACCTCGCCGCCTATCCGTTCTCGACGTCGCCGTTCGTCGTGTTCGCGAACGACGATCTCCTCGCCGCGGCGGGACAGCCCACGGCCGCGGAGCTCCAGGCATCCGGTCAGTGGAACTGGAACACCCTGTCGGACGTCGGCTCGAAGGTGAACGCCGCGACGGGGAAGGCCGGCTTCGTCGTCCGTGACTTCGAGTACACGCAGTGGGACTACCTGTCCACGGTGTGGAACGGGTGGGGAGCGGCGCCGTGGTCCGCGGACGGCAAGACCTGCACCTTCGATGCGCCCGAGATGGTCGACGCCTTCACGTTCCTGCACGATGCGGCTTTCGCGAAGAAGGCGATGCCGGGGCCGGGCTCGACCGCCGACTTCTTCGCCGGAGACGCGGCGTTCACGGTGACTCAGATCTCTCGCGCGTCTCTCCTCAAGGAATCCGGGATCACCTCGTGGGAGCTGCTTCCCCTTCCCTCCGGACCGGACGGCGAGTACTCGGTGATCGGTCAAGCGGGGCTGGGGGCGCTGGCCCAGGGCAAACACCCGGAGCAGGCCGCCGACTTCATCGCCTTCTTCACCAACCCGGAGAACTCGGCCAAGCTCGCGACCTACTTCCCGCCGGCGCGCACGTCGCAGCTGACGGCGTCGACGCTCAGCGCGGCCAACCCCGTGCTGTCCGAAGCCCAGCTCGCTGACGTCGTCGTCCCGGCGATCACCTCCGGCACCGTGCGGCCTTCTCACACCGGCGCCGCCGAGATCCAGCAGGAGGTGCGCTCGGGACTCGACGGCCTGTGGGTCGCCGACGCCGACATCGCCGGCACCTTGACCGGAGTCTGCGACACCATCGGCCCCCTCCTCGAGCAATGA
- a CDS encoding sugar ABC transporter permease produces the protein MSGVLDEAPVVLAAGASPRAGAGRPAEKRRRRRLSRGDTLIGYLFVAPQVIGILAFVILPLALILYYNFHEWNVLANTFRFVGTENVERLFSDPKVAPVLGATAVFSIGLVIGNLGLALLLAVLLNRKVRGITFFRTLFFSPVVVSLVAWTIVWGFLLQDDGGINGLLAMVGVDGPNWLREGPTAMLSVIVVQVFKNVGLNMILFLSALQGVPREVTEAASIDGAGKAAIFGRITLPLISPTILLTTIITIVGSLQVFAQIAVLTQGGPGISTTVLVYYLFQQAFEFHRFGYGSTLALVLFVIVLLLTIVQWQLRKRWVFYEN, from the coding sequence ATGAGCGGAGTCCTCGACGAGGCCCCCGTCGTCCTGGCCGCCGGCGCGTCACCGCGCGCCGGGGCCGGGCGCCCGGCGGAGAAGCGGCGTCGGCGCCGCCTGTCCCGCGGCGACACGCTGATCGGCTACCTGTTCGTCGCTCCCCAGGTCATCGGCATTCTGGCCTTCGTGATCCTGCCCTTGGCGCTGATCCTCTATTACAACTTCCACGAGTGGAACGTGCTCGCGAACACGTTCCGGTTCGTCGGCACCGAGAATGTCGAGCGGCTCTTCTCCGACCCGAAGGTCGCACCGGTCCTCGGAGCGACGGCGGTGTTCAGCATCGGTCTGGTGATCGGAAACCTCGGCCTCGCTCTCCTTCTCGCGGTGCTGCTCAATCGCAAGGTTCGCGGGATCACGTTCTTCAGGACCCTGTTCTTCTCACCCGTCGTCGTCTCGCTGGTCGCGTGGACGATCGTGTGGGGGTTTTTGCTCCAAGACGACGGTGGTATCAACGGCCTGCTCGCCATGGTCGGCGTCGACGGGCCGAACTGGCTGCGCGAAGGGCCCACGGCGATGCTCAGCGTGATCGTCGTCCAGGTCTTCAAGAACGTCGGCCTGAACATGATCCTCTTCCTGTCGGCGCTGCAGGGCGTCCCCAGAGAGGTGACCGAGGCGGCATCCATCGACGGTGCCGGCAAGGCCGCGATCTTCGGACGCATCACGCTCCCGCTGATCTCTCCCACGATCCTCCTGACGACCATCATCACCATCGTCGGGTCGCTCCAGGTGTTCGCCCAGATCGCCGTGCTGACGCAGGGCGGGCCGGGGATCTCCACGACCGTGCTCGTGTACTACCTCTTCCAGCAGGCGTTCGAGTTCCACCGGTTCGGCTACGGTTCGACCCTCGCGCTCGTCCTGTTCGTCATCGTCCTGCTCCTGACCATCGTGCAGTGGCAGCTCCGCAAGAGATGGGTCTTCTATGAGAACTGA
- a CDS encoding carbohydrate ABC transporter permease, translated as MRTERRPALRVLFSIGMSLLAIPFVFPTWWMITSSFKPIGEIFAFPPTLWPQNPTIQPYIDALTEQPFLLQYWNSMYIAVVVTVATMVFSAMAGYAFARIRFPGVNFLFVIVLVGLLVPSEVTIVPLFQMFNQLGLVNTHWPLLLVSTFGAPSVLATFIMRQFFVTLPVELEEAARLDGLHRAAIWWRIAMPLAKASLGAVAIFTFLHTWNLYLEPTVYLQSPDLFTLPQALTRYTDAYGGQMWNVQLAAATMTAVPVLIVFIFAQRQFVEGLAQTGLKG; from the coding sequence ATGAGAACTGAGCGGCGACCCGCCCTGCGGGTCCTCTTCTCCATCGGGATGTCGCTCTTGGCGATTCCGTTCGTCTTCCCGACCTGGTGGATGATCACCTCGTCGTTCAAGCCGATCGGCGAGATCTTCGCCTTCCCGCCGACCCTGTGGCCCCAGAATCCGACGATTCAGCCGTACATCGACGCCCTCACCGAACAGCCGTTCCTGCTGCAGTACTGGAACAGCATGTACATCGCGGTCGTGGTGACGGTGGCGACGATGGTGTTCTCCGCGATGGCCGGCTATGCCTTCGCGCGGATCAGATTCCCCGGGGTGAACTTTCTGTTCGTCATCGTTCTCGTCGGACTCCTCGTGCCGTCCGAGGTGACGATCGTGCCGTTGTTCCAGATGTTCAATCAGCTCGGGTTGGTCAACACACATTGGCCGCTGCTGTTGGTGTCGACCTTCGGCGCACCGAGTGTTCTGGCGACCTTCATCATGCGGCAGTTCTTCGTGACGCTGCCGGTCGAACTGGAGGAGGCCGCCCGACTCGACGGACTGCACCGGGCGGCGATCTGGTGGCGGATCGCGATGCCGCTCGCCAAGGCGTCGCTGGGAGCGGTGGCGATCTTCACCTTCCTGCACACGTGGAACCTGTATCTGGAGCCGACGGTCTACCTGCAGAGTCCCGACCTGTTCACCCTGCCCCAAGCGCTCACCCGCTACACGGACGCGTACGGCGGCCAGATGTGGAACGTCCAGCTGGCGGCGGCGACCATGACGGCGGTACCGGTGCTGATCGTGTTCATCTTCGCGCAGCGCCAGTTCGTCGAGGGCCTCGCCCAGACGGGCTTGAAGGGCTGA